CAAGTGTATTTACTGTGATATATGCGGATACGTCCTGTTGATGGGCAAAATCAATAGCTTTCTCCAGTCCTTTTTGATCAAAATTATCTGCAGATCCCCGTGCACTGAAACTTTTGGCACCCATGTAGACAGCATCTGCTCCGTTGTGTATCGCAGCTTTTAATGATCTGAGATTGCCTGCCGGAGCCAATAGTTCGGGGAGTTTTCGTTGCATAGTCTGCCTTTTTAAGATAGAAAGATATAAGGATATCTAAACAAAAAATGGAATTCAGGTGGGATTATTTGATAAATGGGATATTCAATTCAGAGCTAAAAGTGTATTATTTAGCATTGGCCACTGCATTTGTAGCAGCTACAATGGCACTTATTTTCCTAATATTCAAATCAGTAGCCACATTGATCATGACAATGTCTGCAATTTTGATTGTTGTGGTAGCTATGATAATATTGGGTGCGGCCGTATATCTTGATTTTATTGAAGGAAGATTAGATACCTCCTACCTTCATCAAATAAAAAAGGATTAATCCAAATCCATGGTAGGATCTTAATTTACATTATTTTTTAGCTTTGACTAGCACCACAACTAATATATTTTATTGACTCTAAAACATTACAGGAAGTTTTGAATTATGCCAATTGATCCCATATGCAAACGTGAAGTCCCAGAAACCACTCCCTTCACAACCGAGTCAGGTGGAATGACCTATTTTTTTCATAATTTAGAATGCAAGAAAAAGTTCGATGACATGGCAAAGAACATTATCAGGGTCAAACGGAACCTGGAGGATAAGAAAAAGATTTCATTCGGACGTTTGAGAAAAGATATTATCAGGCCAGGTATATGTGCCGCATGTGGAGCGTGTGCCGCCAGCTGTCCTTCCATCATACTGGAAGGCGAAAAACCTAAACTGATAGGACCCTGTAATGCCTGCGGCATATGCTATAACCAATGCCCGAGGACCATTACTACTGAGGATGGGCTAGTCGGTAAGATCAGGCATCCCTATGCCGCACGATCAACAATAAGTCGATTAAAAGGACAGGACGGGGGTGTAGTTACATCATTACTTGCCTATGCGTTGGAAGAGGGGCTTATAGATTGCGCAATAGTTACGGTACGATCCAAAGAAGACCCCTGGAGACCGGTACCTGTCATTGCTACAACGTATGATGAACTAATGGATTCGGCAGGGACGATCTATACTCACAGCATGACCATCGAAGCCCTGATGAATGCTGTTAAGCAGGGTATGCATAGTATAGCTTTCGTAGGTCCTTCCTGTAATATAGATGCAGTGTATAAGATGTATAAAAGCCCTTACGGCCTGCTTCATATGTTCATGCGGGTCAATCTCCTGCCATTGGGTCTGTTTTGTATGGATACGTTCTCACATGAAGGCATACAGGAGTTTGTCGAATCCAAACAGC
This Methanosarcinales archaeon DNA region includes the following protein-coding sequences:
- a CDS encoding Coenzyme F420 hydrogenase/dehydrogenase, beta subunit C-terminal domain, with the translated sequence MPIDPICKREVPETTPFTTESGGMTYFFHNLECKKKFDDMAKNIIRVKRNLEDKKKISFGRLRKDIIRPGICAACGACAASCPSIILEGEKPKLIGPCNACGICYNQCPRTITTEDGLVGKIRHPYAARSTISRLKGQDGGVVTSLLAYALEEGLIDCAIVTVRSKEDPWRPVPVIATTYDELMDSAGTIYTHSMTIEALMNAVKQGMHSIAFVGPSCNIDAVYKMYKSPYGLLHMFMRVNLLPLGLFCMDTFSHEGIQEFVESKQLKLQDVAAMKIKRGNIELETSGKTLVYSLNELDPYRSSSCKFCTDLTAENANISFGGVGTPDGWTTVLTRTGRGYEIFKEAVENGYIEARDLEENEMSRVLNLARMKKVQKYGVERREK